The DNA window CTGCGCTGAATTCCTTTTCCATCAAAGCGCGTGCGGCCCGGGCCATGTTCAAAGCCCGGACTGGATCACCGAGCATTCCCTTAATACGCTTTGCCAAAGCAGTGCTATCCCCCACAGGGGTCAGAGATCCGGTCTGCCCGTCCTTGATCAAGTCCGGCAAACCGCCCACATTAGACGCCACCACCGGAATACCCGCGGCCATGGCTTCCATAACACTTAAGCCCAAACCCTCCTGCAGTGAGGGCATCACGAACACGTCAAAGGCCGGCAAAATGTCCGCCGTGCTTTGGACGGTGGAACGAAAATCGACGCTCTTTTCTAAACCCAACTGATCGACAAGCATCCGCAGATCATTTTCCTGCGGCCCCTGACCCACGATCATCAGCCGCACGCCGGGAAACGATGCCTTCACCGAAGGCATGGCGCGGATAAGAACATCAATGCCTTTGACATCGGACAGGCGCGCGATGATGCCGATCACGGGAGATCCCTCCACAGACCATTGCGCGCGATTTTGCCGGCGCAAGGCCTCATCGGTGAATGGATAGCAGGACATATCAA is part of the Candidatus Omnitrophota bacterium genome and encodes:
- a CDS encoding glycosyltransferase family 4 protein, with product MNILLLTSHFDTGGITSYVTTLSAGLCRAGQRVIVVSAGGDAVGVLEKTGVRHERMDIRVKSEAHPKIYLVLPRLAALIRAEGIDIIHAQTRVTQVMAFWLSRMTGKPFISTCHGFFRPRWFRKVFSCWGQGVIAISRGVREHLIKDLNVDPDSVHPVPNGIDMSCYPFTDEALRRQNRAQWSVEGSPVIGIIARLSDVKGIDVLIRAMPSVKASFPGVRLMIVGQGPQENDLRMLVDQLGLEKSVDFRSTVQSTADILPAFDVFVMPSLQEGLGLSVMEAMAAGIPVVASNVGGLPDLIKDGQTGSLTPVGDSTALAKRIKGMLGDPVRALNMARAARALMEKEFSAERMVEGTVAIYEKYTCR